A single genomic interval of Acidovorax sp. 1608163 harbors:
- a CDS encoding 3-deoxy-7-phosphoheptulonate synthase, producing MTHAHRSANPISTHDTTRIDDTRIKAVRPLITPALLQEWLPTPDAALTLVESSRAAISRVLHGQDDRLVVVVGPCSIHDHAQAMEYAQALKAQADALKDDLLVVMRVYFEKPRTTVGWKGYINDPHLDGSFAINEGLELARKLLLDVLATGLPVGTEFLDLLSPQFISDLVSWGAIGARTTESQSHRQLASGLSCPVGFKNGTDGGVKVASDAIQAAQAAHAFMGMTKMGQAAIFETRGNQDCHVILRGGKQPNYSAADVDATCAVLKAAGLREQVMIDVSHANSSKQHQRQITVAAEVAQQIAAGDARITGLMIESHLQEGRQDIVPGQALQKGVSVTDACISMAQTVPVLQGLAAAVRARRALRKA from the coding sequence ATGACCCACGCACACCGCTCTGCCAACCCCATCTCCACGCACGACACCACCCGCATTGATGACACGCGCATCAAGGCCGTGCGCCCCCTCATCACGCCCGCCCTGCTGCAAGAGTGGCTGCCCACGCCCGATGCGGCCCTGACGCTGGTTGAATCCAGCCGCGCCGCCATCTCGCGTGTGCTGCACGGGCAGGACGACCGGCTGGTGGTGGTGGTGGGGCCCTGCTCCATCCACGACCACGCACAGGCCATGGAGTACGCCCAGGCCCTGAAGGCCCAGGCCGATGCACTCAAGGACGACCTGCTGGTCGTGATGCGCGTGTACTTTGAAAAGCCCCGCACCACCGTCGGCTGGAAGGGCTACATCAACGACCCACACCTGGACGGCAGCTTTGCCATCAACGAAGGCCTGGAGCTGGCGCGCAAGCTGCTGCTGGACGTGCTGGCCACCGGGCTGCCCGTGGGCACCGAATTTTTGGACCTGCTCTCGCCGCAGTTCATCAGCGACCTGGTGAGCTGGGGCGCCATTGGTGCGCGCACCACCGAGAGCCAGAGCCACCGCCAGCTGGCCAGCGGGCTGTCGTGCCCCGTGGGCTTCAAGAACGGCACCGATGGTGGCGTCAAAGTGGCCAGCGACGCCATCCAGGCCGCGCAGGCGGCGCACGCCTTCATGGGCATGACCAAGATGGGCCAGGCTGCAATTTTTGAAACGCGTGGCAACCAGGACTGCCACGTGATTCTGCGCGGCGGCAAGCAGCCCAACTACAGTGCGGCCGATGTGGATGCCACCTGCGCCGTGCTCAAGGCCGCAGGCCTGCGCGAGCAGGTGATGATCGACGTGAGCCACGCCAACAGCAGCAAGCAGCACCAGCGCCAGATCACGGTGGCGGCCGAGGTGGCCCAGCAGATTGCTGCGGGCGACGCCCGCATCACCGGGCTGATGATCGAAAGCCACCTGCAAGAAGGCCGCCAGGACATCGTGCCCGGGCAAGCGCTGCAAAAGGGCGTGTCGGTGACCGACGCCTGCATCAGCATGGCGCAAACGGTGCCGGTGCTGCAGGGCCTGGCGGCAGCAGTGCGTGCGCGCCGGGCGCTGCGCAAGGCATAA
- a CDS encoding C40 family peptidase: MRSFHRSFCAVWLASAAVLLVGCGTVRPPSSGSADAAPWPTQRSVGTTLSDEQAHGIAIHALGLVGTPYRYGGNTPESGFDCSGLIGYVYRNQVGTAPPRTVAQLSGWGQVIDGSELRTGDLVVFGRGRSPSHAGIYVGEGRFVHAPSTGGEVRMDHLESKYWARQNASFRRP, from the coding sequence ATGCGATCTTTCCATCGATCTTTCTGTGCTGTGTGGCTGGCCTCAGCCGCCGTTTTGCTGGTGGGCTGCGGCACCGTGCGCCCACCGTCCTCCGGCTCGGCAGATGCAGCCCCCTGGCCCACGCAGCGGTCTGTGGGCACCACGCTGTCAGACGAGCAAGCCCACGGCATTGCCATCCACGCCCTGGGGCTGGTGGGCACGCCTTACCGCTACGGCGGCAACACCCCCGAATCGGGCTTTGACTGCAGTGGGCTCATTGGCTACGTGTACCGCAACCAGGTGGGCACCGCCCCACCACGCACGGTGGCTCAGCTCAGCGGCTGGGGCCAGGTGATTGACGGCAGCGAGCTGCGCACCGGTGACTTGGTGGTGTTTGGCCGGGGCCGCAGCCCCTCGCACGCCGGGATCTATGTGGGGGAGGGGCGCTTTGTACATGCGCCCTCTACCGGCGGCGAAGTGCGCATGGACCACCTGGAATCCAAATACTGGGCGCGACAAAACGCATCGTTTCGCCGGCCTTGA
- the leuA gene encoding 2-isopropylmalate synthase: MIAKPATKYQGIAPINLPDRQWPSRTIARAPIWLSTDLRDGNQALFEPMNGERKMKLFHELVRIGFKEIEVGFPAASQTDFDFVRRLIDENLIPDDVTIMVMTQSREDLIARTVEAVKGAPRAIVHLYNATAPAWRRIVFGMNVTQVMQLIAHHVGYLKQLTDAQPGTQWTLQYSPETFSATELNVSLKACQTAIAAWNAGPGRPIIINLPTTVENATPNVFADQIEWMHRHLVPREHIVLSVHPHNDRGTGVAAAELAMMAGADRVEGCLFGNGERCGNVDIVTLALNLYTQGVYPHLDFSDITAVARVAEECTSLPVHPRHPYAGDLVFTAFSGSHQDAIKKGFAAQDPNALWEVPYLPIDPADLGRTYDSVIRVNSQSGKGGIAFLLEREHGVVMPRRMQVEFSAVVQRHTDTSETEMGAAQLWELFQATYLRAPAEPAVVCHSHRLDEDGQGIELDVSIEGVRQTLRGQGNGPIAATVDALGLPLRVDHYEERATGTGANAQALAIVEAAMDGVTGSTFGAGTSHNIVTASVQAIVSVANRLAQRRPQAQPQVAQSA; this comes from the coding sequence ATGATCGCCAAACCCGCTACCAAGTACCAAGGCATCGCCCCCATCAATTTGCCCGACCGCCAATGGCCCAGCCGCACCATTGCCCGTGCGCCCATCTGGCTCTCGACCGATCTGCGCGACGGCAACCAGGCACTGTTCGAGCCCATGAACGGCGAGCGCAAGATGAAGCTCTTTCACGAGCTGGTGCGCATCGGGTTCAAGGAGATCGAGGTCGGCTTTCCGGCCGCGTCGCAGACCGACTTTGACTTTGTGCGCCGCCTCATCGACGAAAACCTGATCCCCGACGATGTGACCATCATGGTCATGACCCAATCGCGCGAAGACCTGATCGCGCGCACCGTAGAGGCGGTGAAGGGCGCGCCCCGCGCCATCGTGCACCTGTACAACGCCACCGCGCCTGCGTGGCGGCGCATTGTGTTTGGAATGAACGTGACACAGGTGATGCAGCTCATCGCACACCATGTGGGCTACCTCAAGCAGCTCACCGACGCGCAGCCGGGCACACAGTGGACCTTGCAGTACTCGCCCGAAACCTTCAGCGCCACCGAGCTGAATGTCTCGCTCAAGGCCTGCCAAACCGCTATTGCCGCATGGAACGCAGGCCCCGGCCGCCCCATCATCATCAACCTGCCCACCACGGTGGAAAACGCCACGCCCAACGTGTTTGCCGACCAGATCGAGTGGATGCACCGCCACCTGGTGCCGCGTGAGCACATCGTGCTGTCGGTGCACCCGCACAACGACCGGGGCACCGGCGTAGCTGCCGCCGAGCTGGCCATGATGGCCGGGGCAGACCGCGTGGAAGGCTGCCTCTTTGGCAATGGCGAGCGCTGCGGCAATGTGGACATCGTGACGCTGGCGCTCAACCTGTACACCCAGGGTGTGTACCCGCACCTCGATTTCTCGGACATCACCGCCGTGGCGCGCGTGGCCGAGGAATGCACCTCGCTGCCCGTGCACCCGCGCCACCCGTATGCGGGCGACCTCGTGTTCACCGCGTTCTCGGGATCGCACCAGGATGCAATCAAGAAGGGCTTTGCGGCGCAAGACCCGAATGCTTTGTGGGAAGTGCCTTACTTGCCCATCGACCCGGCGGACCTGGGCCGCACCTACGACAGCGTGATCCGCGTGAACAGCCAGTCGGGCAAGGGCGGCATTGCCTTCTTGCTCGAACGCGAACACGGCGTGGTGATGCCCCGGCGCATGCAGGTGGAGTTCAGCGCCGTGGTGCAACGCCACACCGACACCAGCGAAACCGAAATGGGCGCCGCCCAGTTGTGGGAGCTGTTCCAGGCCACCTACCTGCGCGCACCGGCCGAGCCGGCCGTGGTGTGCCACAGCCACCGGCTGGACGAAGATGGGCAGGGCATTGAGCTGGATGTCTCCATCGAAGGCGTACGCCAGACGCTGCGCGGCCAGGGCAATGGCCCCATTGCCGCCACAGTGGACGCACTGGGCCTGCCCCTGCGCGTAGACCACTACGAAGAACGCGCCACCGGCACCGGCGCCAACGCCCAGGCGCTGGCCATTGTGGAAGCCGCGATGGACGGCGTGACGGGCTCCACCTTCGGTGCGGGCACCAGCCACAACATCGTCACCGCCTCGGTGCAGGCCATTGTGAGCGTGGCCAACCGGCTGGCCCAGCGGCGCCCCCAGGCCCAGCCCCAGGTGGCGCAAAGCGCCTGA
- a CDS encoding WG repeat-containing protein: MTITAPATPWLAKVPLGADGQAHALLIVHVDQAIAPTPALRQVVEFEDNGQGGFISAAQALDGRWGYIDAQGQWLIAPTLDNARGFSDDGLARFCRDGRWGYIDLLAQEVIAPQFEDARPLRNGLAAVKVGPQGWRIIDRQGRFTCEARFHQLDNFGAVGLALAEQWDPRSHQRLRGYVDHQGQWVIAARFAQARAFDDHAVTAASVDGETWGLIDAEGEWVLKPCYPCIEAFNSEGLAYYDEPDSWNNGHGYLNTRGKVVVKGGRHLSRHMACGLVADSDDGTRFVDAHGKLLQGPALSYASDFRAETECAVARLASPAQRPEPATSAWGLLHTSGRWVPAALGLLEPLTDGDGWIPNTLPDTPLVPFLTTDGHLAWMDKEGQVVWRAKYEAGQVSLRDTQGHTLWCSGPLPNLPHCSAPRPFFHRSANDHLEQIDCVDDIARYAQALATDAEERLHQLAQGLPKRSATGTPDADGEEEDGEDNDPHAADQRHTVVVRRVARAYLSEEHNGPYAFMGEGLAHAVAQLRQALHERLQAHWGPADPDPEHAAPWQHSGTPMAAWSLPLRQPLVADTPDKLVCVPEANTLWLSLYPRADTGDGDAWWELWLMAAPSVDALQAAQHARDARRPMAAPSPPVPSAEGTPPTNSPPTTREAWQRAVQQDPSAIGHVPTAWLDDALVDEALAAAPKVLGDIPHAWHTAERLHALVSQGLAQAREIPPHCMTRDALLLARERYAGDPDWDWHDERCSQLPSLTPNRWDHNSLYDLWGCLLTPALALHAVQCGAPLRDVPHWLRTDALEHAALQADIYNISYIAADKVTPALAQRAVQHDYGRLITHVPLALLTPALCLASARANGLTLQDIPEPLRSTEVCVAALEDRHDVFHHAPPGLAVDVTTRLIDNDVARARQQGEPRHGSHWHVQRAWAHLWNQQPAQALEDALRGLPNARYPQHAHYVLASAYRALGHIRQAALEASTVLSLQSPYTAEWDAHEDTTWLAPLAREHMQAADEATLVQQLQSHPRSLADVPRARITHAMVDAALQADESAVCFVPKRLMTPARYAAALRQGVKTLEQIPAPMLSEEACADHVREAGWRLADVPTPWRTVAVCAVAMHASASALQHVPARLQPQVLQAAQALAVQTVSDSQEQGAIAQRLAEQLAGQWQALQRTPGMPWMQRARRQGGWVALLAGSLVLTPSSQTATRGGLVGFAQQRPVLALLLHLLGGACALVGHAFVSVGAWRAEGAWAGLASFTLLGFSELYWAWRFVWAEPARPLLGTTAAFVAAYVLCWWPLYRKAGQALTPPRPDRTCPPGTWGAG, from the coding sequence ATGACAATCACTGCACCGGCAACGCCATGGCTGGCCAAGGTACCGCTGGGGGCGGACGGGCAGGCACACGCGCTGCTTATCGTGCACGTCGACCAGGCCATCGCGCCCACCCCGGCGCTGCGCCAGGTGGTGGAGTTTGAGGACAACGGGCAGGGCGGTTTCATCAGCGCGGCGCAGGCCCTGGATGGCCGCTGGGGCTACATCGATGCGCAGGGCCAATGGCTGATTGCGCCCACGCTCGACAACGCGCGCGGCTTTTCTGACGATGGACTGGCCCGCTTTTGCCGCGACGGGCGCTGGGGCTACATCGACCTGCTGGCGCAGGAGGTGATTGCGCCGCAGTTTGAAGACGCCCGCCCCCTGCGCAACGGCCTGGCCGCTGTGAAGGTGGGGCCGCAGGGCTGGCGCATCATCGACCGCCAAGGCCGCTTCACGTGCGAAGCCCGCTTTCACCAACTGGACAACTTTGGAGCCGTGGGCCTGGCACTGGCCGAGCAGTGGGACCCGCGCAGCCACCAGCGCCTGCGCGGCTATGTGGACCACCAGGGGCAGTGGGTGATTGCGGCCCGCTTTGCGCAGGCCCGTGCCTTTGACGACCATGCGGTGACCGCAGCCTCTGTGGACGGAGAAACCTGGGGATTGATCGATGCAGAAGGGGAGTGGGTGCTCAAGCCCTGCTACCCATGCATCGAGGCCTTCAACAGCGAAGGGCTGGCCTACTACGACGAGCCGGACAGCTGGAACAACGGCCACGGCTACCTGAACACCCGGGGCAAGGTGGTGGTCAAAGGCGGGCGCCACCTCAGCCGCCACATGGCCTGTGGGCTGGTGGCAGACAGCGATGACGGCACCCGCTTTGTGGATGCCCACGGCAAGCTGCTGCAGGGCCCCGCGCTGAGCTACGCCAGCGACTTTCGCGCCGAAACCGAATGCGCCGTGGCACGGCTGGCCAGCCCCGCCCAGCGGCCAGAGCCCGCCACCAGCGCCTGGGGGCTGCTGCACACCAGCGGCCGCTGGGTGCCCGCAGCGCTGGGCCTGCTCGAGCCCCTGACCGACGGTGACGGCTGGATACCCAACACCCTGCCCGACACACCGCTGGTGCCGTTCTTGACCACCGACGGCCACTTGGCCTGGATGGACAAAGAGGGCCAGGTGGTATGGCGCGCAAAGTACGAAGCGGGACAGGTGTCGCTGCGCGACACGCAGGGCCACACGCTGTGGTGCAGTGGCCCCTTGCCGAACTTGCCGCACTGCAGCGCACCCCGCCCGTTTTTCCATCGGTCTGCCAACGACCACCTGGAGCAGATCGACTGCGTTGACGATATAGCCCGCTACGCCCAGGCCCTGGCCACCGACGCCGAAGAGCGGCTGCACCAGCTGGCCCAGGGCCTGCCGAAGCGCAGCGCCACCGGCACGCCCGACGCCGATGGGGAAGAGGAGGACGGCGAAGACAACGACCCCCACGCGGCCGACCAGCGCCACACGGTGGTCGTGCGGCGTGTAGCCCGTGCGTACCTGAGCGAAGAGCACAACGGCCCCTACGCCTTCATGGGCGAAGGGCTGGCCCACGCCGTGGCGCAACTACGCCAAGCGCTGCACGAGCGCTTGCAAGCCCATTGGGGCCCGGCCGACCCCGACCCAGAGCACGCAGCCCCCTGGCAGCACAGTGGCACCCCCATGGCCGCCTGGAGCCTGCCGCTGCGCCAACCCCTGGTGGCAGACACGCCGGACAAGCTGGTGTGCGTGCCAGAGGCCAACACCCTGTGGCTCAGCCTTTACCCCCGGGCCGACACAGGCGATGGCGATGCCTGGTGGGAGCTGTGGCTGATGGCGGCCCCGAGTGTGGACGCACTGCAAGCCGCGCAACACGCACGCGATGCACGGCGGCCCATGGCTGCACCCAGCCCCCCTGTGCCCAGCGCTGAAGGGACACCGCCAACCAATAGCCCACCCACCACACGCGAGGCTTGGCAGCGCGCCGTGCAGCAAGACCCCAGCGCCATCGGCCACGTGCCTACCGCATGGCTGGACGATGCCCTGGTCGACGAGGCATTGGCCGCAGCCCCCAAGGTGCTGGGCGATATCCCGCACGCATGGCACACGGCCGAGCGGCTGCACGCCCTGGTAAGCCAGGGCCTGGCCCAGGCCCGCGAGATTCCACCGCACTGCATGACGCGGGACGCGCTGCTGCTGGCACGCGAGCGGTATGCCGGAGACCCCGACTGGGACTGGCACGACGAGCGCTGCAGCCAGCTCCCCTCCCTCACCCCCAACCGGTGGGACCACAACAGCCTGTACGACCTGTGGGGCTGCCTGCTGACCCCGGCCCTGGCCCTGCATGCCGTGCAATGCGGCGCCCCGCTGCGCGATGTGCCGCACTGGCTGCGCACCGATGCGCTGGAGCACGCCGCGCTGCAGGCCGACATCTACAACATCAGCTACATCGCTGCTGACAAAGTCACCCCCGCACTGGCGCAGCGCGCCGTGCAACACGACTACGGCCGCCTGATCACCCATGTGCCCCTGGCACTGCTCACGCCCGCGCTGTGCCTGGCATCGGCCCGCGCCAATGGCCTCACGCTGCAAGACATCCCCGAGCCCCTGCGCAGCACCGAGGTGTGCGTGGCCGCGCTGGAGGACCGGCACGATGTGTTCCACCATGCCCCCCCAGGCCTGGCCGTGGACGTGACCACCCGGCTGATCGACAACGACGTGGCCCGTGCCCGCCAGCAGGGCGAGCCCCGCCATGGCAGCCACTGGCACGTGCAGCGGGCCTGGGCCCACCTGTGGAATCAGCAACCTGCGCAGGCACTGGAAGACGCCCTGCGCGGCCTGCCAAACGCACGCTACCCACAGCACGCGCATTACGTGCTGGCCAGCGCCTACCGGGCACTGGGACACATCCGGCAGGCGGCGCTGGAGGCATCGACCGTGCTTTCGCTGCAATCGCCCTACACCGCCGAGTGGGACGCGCACGAAGACACCACCTGGCTGGCCCCCTTGGCGCGCGAGCACATGCAGGCCGCGGACGAGGCCACGCTGGTGCAGCAGTTGCAAAGCCACCCCCGCTCGCTAGCCGACGTGCCCCGTGCGCGCATCACCCACGCCATGGTGGACGCCGCCCTGCAGGCCGACGAGAGTGCCGTGTGCTTTGTGCCCAAGCGGCTGATGACCCCCGCACGCTACGCCGCTGCGCTGCGCCAGGGCGTGAAGACCCTGGAACAGATCCCGGCCCCCATGCTGAGCGAAGAGGCCTGCGCCGACCATGTGCGCGAGGCGGGGTGGCGGCTGGCCGATGTGCCCACGCCATGGCGCACCGTGGCGGTGTGTGCCGTGGCCATGCACGCCAGTGCCAGCGCGCTGCAGCATGTGCCCGCACGCTTGCAGCCCCAGGTGCTGCAAGCCGCCCAGGCCCTGGCCGTTCAGACCGTCAGCGACAGCCAGGAGCAAGGCGCCATCGCCCAAAGGCTGGCAGAGCAATTGGCCGGGCAATGGCAGGCCTTGCAGCGCACGCCCGGCATGCCGTGGATGCAGCGCGCACGCAGGCAAGGGGGCTGGGTGGCGCTGCTGGCAGGCAGCCTGGTCCTGACCCCATCTTCCCAAACGGCCACGCGGGGCGGCCTGGTCGGCTTTGCGCAGCAGCGCCCCGTGCTGGCGTTACTGCTGCACCTGTTGGGCGGCGCGTGTGCGCTGGTGGGGCATGCCTTTGTGTCGGTGGGCGCGTGGCGGGCGGAAGGGGCCTGGGCAGGGCTTGCCAGCTTCACGCTGTTGGGGTTTTCTGAGCTGTATTGGGCCTGGCGCTTCGTGTGGGCCGAGCCCGCGCGCCCCCTGCTGGGCACCACCGCAGCCTTCGTCGCCGCCTACGTGCTGTGCTGGTGGCCGCTGTACCGCAAGGCAGGGCAAGCGCTGACACCGCCACGTCCAGACCGCACCTGCCCCCCAGGCACATGGGGGGCAGGCTGA
- a CDS encoding PolC-type DNA polymerase III encodes MPPIAVIDFETTGMSPSQGARATEVAIVLLEGGKVVDRFQSLMKTGVWIPPFITELTGITNAMVQEAPEAASVMRDAVRFVGDAPMVAHNASFDSKFWQAELALADTPAPQPFACTVLLSRRLYPQAPTHKLGPLVQHLGLPRAQRAHRALADAEMAAALLARMQHDLTTQWQLPAADFVLLQGMQRCALKALPQWLQRQAKAKPRSTAATAAAQATQQQMCLLFD; translated from the coding sequence ATGCCTCCCATCGCCGTCATCGACTTTGAAACCACCGGTATGTCGCCCAGCCAGGGCGCGCGTGCCACCGAGGTGGCCATCGTGTTGCTGGAAGGCGGAAAAGTGGTGGACCGGTTCCAAAGCCTGATGAAGACGGGTGTGTGGATACCGCCCTTCATCACCGAGCTGACGGGCATCACCAACGCCATGGTGCAAGAGGCGCCCGAGGCTGCCAGCGTGATGCGCGATGCGGTGCGGTTTGTGGGCGACGCGCCCATGGTGGCGCACAACGCGTCGTTCGACAGCAAGTTCTGGCAGGCCGAGCTGGCCCTGGCCGACACACCCGCGCCGCAGCCCTTTGCCTGCACGGTGCTGCTGTCGCGACGGCTGTACCCCCAGGCGCCCACCCACAAGCTGGGGCCGCTGGTGCAGCACCTGGGCCTGCCGCGCGCGCAGCGGGCCCACCGGGCGCTGGCCGATGCCGAGATGGCCGCCGCGCTGCTGGCGCGCATGCAGCACGACCTGACCACCCAATGGCAGCTGCCAGCGGCTGACTTTGTGCTGCTGCAAGGCATGCAGCGCTGCGCCCTCAAGGCCCTGCCGCAATGGCTGCAGCGGCAGGCCAAGGCCAAACCCAGGTCCACGGCAGCCACCGCGGCGGCACAGGCCACCCAGCAGCAGATGTGTTTGCTATTTGATTGA
- a CDS encoding M28 family peptidase, with protein sequence MRISAALMGVLAVLACGVLVMTTMPSHSYRGALPALTPQESVLADRLRAHVSTVAQQEHNLRNPAALEAVATYLEQQLALMGYAVERQEYTVAGKPVRNLQAILPSRTAPGQRTVVVGAHYDSAHHTPGANDNATGTAAVLELARSLRDMGDASADIMFVLYTNEEPPYFKTPLMGSQVHVKALAAQNTRVIAMLSLETMGYYSDVAGSQKYPWPLSLLYPSEGNFIAFVGATGDLGLVRTVVRSFRSHTSFPSEGIAAPRFIPGVDYSDHAAYIDAGYPALMVTDTAPYRYPHYHSSQDTPDKVDFERLARVVSGVERVVTELARQAP encoded by the coding sequence TTGCGCATTTCTGCCGCATTGATGGGCGTTTTGGCCGTGCTGGCGTGCGGGGTGCTGGTGATGACCACCATGCCATCGCACTCCTACCGGGGCGCATTGCCCGCCCTGACGCCGCAGGAATCTGTGCTGGCCGACCGCTTGCGTGCCCATGTATCCACCGTTGCCCAACAAGAGCACAACCTGCGCAACCCCGCAGCGTTGGAGGCCGTGGCCACTTATCTGGAACAGCAACTGGCTTTGATGGGCTATGCGGTTGAACGGCAGGAATACACCGTGGCAGGCAAGCCGGTGCGCAACCTGCAGGCGATATTGCCCAGCCGCACGGCCCCAGGCCAGCGCACCGTGGTGGTGGGCGCGCATTACGACTCTGCCCACCACACCCCTGGCGCCAATGACAACGCCACGGGCACTGCCGCCGTGTTGGAGTTGGCCCGCAGCCTGCGCGACATGGGGGACGCCTCTGCCGACATCATGTTTGTGCTCTACACCAACGAAGAGCCACCCTATTTCAAAACCCCTTTGATGGGGAGCCAGGTCCATGTCAAAGCCCTGGCGGCACAAAACACCCGCGTGATCGCCATGTTGTCGTTGGAGACCATGGGCTATTACTCAGACGTAGCGGGTTCGCAAAAGTACCCATGGCCTCTGAGCCTGCTCTACCCCTCAGAGGGCAATTTCATCGCCTTTGTGGGGGCCACGGGCGACCTGGGCCTGGTGCGCACAGTGGTGCGCTCGTTTCGCTCGCACACCTCTTTTCCGTCGGAGGGCATTGCGGCGCCCCGGTTCATCCCCGGTGTGGACTATTCCGACCACGCGGCCTATATCGACGCAGGCTACCCCGCACTGATGGTGACGGACACGGCGCCCTACCGCTACCCGCACTATCACAGCAGCCAAGACACTCCCGACAAGGTCGATTTCGAGCGCCTGGCGCGCGTGGTGTCGGGCGTGGAGCGCGTGGTGACTGAACTGGCCCGGCAGGCGCCATAG
- a CDS encoding macro domain-containing protein: protein MAHPPLQDAAPQVPVVRVVQGDLLNQDVDVIVNAWNRNIIPWWLLVPQGVSGAIKRRAGYQPFRELARHGPMPLGSAMLTGAGRLPYQGIIHVAGISMWWVASQQSIQKSVQSAMAVVNQQRFASVAFPVIGGGTGGAQADQALQWMHEVFNTTPTQAEVRVVRYSPQ from the coding sequence ATGGCACACCCACCACTTCAAGATGCTGCACCCCAGGTGCCCGTGGTACGGGTGGTGCAGGGCGACTTGCTGAACCAGGACGTGGACGTCATCGTCAACGCCTGGAACCGCAACATCATCCCGTGGTGGTTGCTGGTGCCGCAGGGCGTTTCCGGAGCCATCAAACGCCGGGCGGGGTATCAGCCTTTTCGTGAGCTGGCACGCCATGGCCCCATGCCGCTGGGCAGCGCCATGCTCACCGGGGCAGGGCGGCTCCCGTACCAAGGCATCATCCACGTGGCGGGCATCAGCATGTGGTGGGTGGCCTCGCAGCAGTCGATCCAGAAATCGGTGCAATCTGCCATGGCCGTGGTCAATCAACAACGGTTCGCCTCTGTGGCATTTCCCGTGATTGGTGGCGGCACAGGCGGGGCACAAGCCGACCAGGCCTTGCAATGGATGCACGAGGTCTTCAACACCACACCCACTCAGGCAGAGGTCAGGGTGGTGAGGTATTCACCGCAGTAA
- a CDS encoding zinc ribbon domain-containing protein YjdM: protein MPHTVPACPQCGQENTYPDGTNYVCPDCSFEWPQVADTADTDADAGDGIVRDANGNPLADGDAVILVKDLKVKGSSSTLKKGTKIKSIRLVDGADGHNVDCKTDLGSMLLKSEFLKKA from the coding sequence ATGCCCCACACCGTGCCCGCCTGCCCCCAATGCGGCCAGGAAAACACCTACCCCGATGGCACCAACTACGTGTGCCCCGACTGCAGTTTTGAATGGCCGCAAGTGGCCGACACAGCAGACACCGACGCAGATGCAGGCGACGGCATCGTGCGCGATGCCAACGGCAACCCCCTGGCCGATGGCGACGCCGTGATCCTGGTGAAAGACCTCAAGGTCAAGGGCTCGTCGTCCACCCTCAAGAAGGGCACCAAGATCAAAAGCATCCGCCTGGTCGATGGTGCGGATGGCCACAACGTGGACTGCAAAACCGACCTGGGCAGCATGTTGCTGAAGTCGGAGTTTTTGAAGAAGGCCTGA